TCTACAACAACCTGCTCTGAAGTAGAAATATTATTTACATTTAACCAAAATCTTCTCAAGTACGGAATCAGGATGTCACGAACAGGACCACTGAAGAAAATATTATACTTGTCCATAACATGTTGCACTTTTGTGCAATTATACTGAGATAATTTCTGAGCCAAGAAATCATTTTCAATGCTGATCGTACAAAAGCAACATTCCGAATGGAGCTGCAGATCAAGATCAAATAAGCCCGAATTAAACCCAAAAATAGCAGGCTTTTCAATATTCACACCCTGAGCAACAATGACCCTGTTGCCATAGGAAAGATTTTCCGATAAATTGACGGAAAAGAAACTCTGATCACCTTTCCTTTCAGCGCCAATAGCTACTTTTTTATTAAGCCTTAGCAGCGATAAATTAATATTTTCGAAATTAATAATCTGCATAGAGCCTTCAAGCGCTCCTTGCTCCAAACATAGAACTGAAGCACCAGAAAACTTTCTATTTAATATTAATTCTATGTCAGCAGCACTTTTAATTCCTTCTCGAACAGGAACCAGGCCCAACTGAGAACAATAACCGCTTTCAATAGCTTACACCAAGACAGAGGAGAAAAGCTCAGCAGAAAGTGTCAAAGGCTACAACAGACATAAAACAACCCTAATATGCAATGCGCATGACCGCAGCATTAGAAAACAAATGCGTTCTACATATACAATACCGTCTAATAATTACCGAGACCATCAATTCAGAAAAGAGGTCTTACTATCCACGAATTCACAACGCAACGCTTAAACAACCTCTCAAACAGATTTACGGTGGTTGACCTTTATCATTTTTTCTAAAAAATCATTGTAATCGCTGTAGCAGTTACTAGAAAATTCATCGCTTGAAGGATCCTCTACATACAATAAAAGATTATTAATCGCTTTCAGGCGATTAATTTTAGATTTCAACCGTTCATACTTTCGCAATCTGATTTCATTCTCATTCTCTAAGCTTTCAATCTGATAATTTATCTGTCGTATGCGGGAATTTAAATCTTGTTCATCATTCAACAAATTCAGAAAATCTTCAATCATGGGGATCTCAAAGAAAAAACTTGAGCAAAAGGCACTAATGGAATTGAGTCGAAATGAATTACCTGTACGGGCATATTTAAAAGGGATGGACTTTCATCGGAAAATCGAGAGTATGCCATTTCTACTTCCTGAGCAATGCATGAGAGAAGGGTGAGAGACCGACTTTGAGAATCGTTATCGAACGGAACCAAACAGTTGACCTC
This portion of the Synechococcus sp. ROS8604 genome encodes:
- a CDS encoding helix-turn-helix domain-containing protein, whose protein sequence is MGLVPVREGIKSAADIELILNRKFSGASVLCLEQGALEGSMQIINFENINLSLLRLNKKVAIGAERKGDQSFFSVNLSENLSYGNRVIVAQGVNIEKPAIFGFNSGLFDLDLQLHSECCFCTISIENDFLAQKLSQYNCTKVQHVMDKYNIFFSGPVRDILIPYLRRFWLNVNNISTSEQVVVEEILLTLLECFTSNADRRVGIALKRCDRHAAALQVLSFATSSPTRPFEIQDLCSLLHQSRTSLFNGCKEKFNMSPLQVVRTVRLHQVRHALMDLEFCTEHGIGGVAGVASYFGFVGRSHFSRLYKDEFNETPRYTLAKRRLADQDF